The following proteins come from a genomic window of Puntigrus tetrazona isolate hp1 chromosome 15, ASM1883169v1, whole genome shotgun sequence:
- the supt5h gene encoding transcription elongation factor SPT5 isoform X1 translates to MSDSDDSDFSDNQSERSSEAEEVEENEDEEERGSVAGSDKAEEEGEDLEDEEEYDEEEEEDDDRPRKKPRHGGFILDEADVDDEYEDEDPWEDGAEDILEKVNEEAEVSNIDHVVLDEDHSGSRRLQNLWRDSREEALGEYYMRKYAKSSGGEHFYGGSEDLSDDITQQQLLPGVKDPNLWTVKCKIGEERATAIALMRKFIAYQCTDTPLQIKSVVAPEHVKGYIYVEAYKQTHVKSAIEGVGNLRMGFWNQQMVPIKEMTDVLKVVKEVTNLKPKSWVRLKRGLYKDDIAQVDYVEPSQNTISLKMIPRIDLDRIKARMSMKDWFAKRKKFKRPAQRLFDAEKIRSLGGEVSHDGDFMIFEGNRYSRKGFLFKSFAMSAVITEGVKPTLSELEKFEDQPEGIDLEVVTETTGKEREHNLQAGDNVEVCEGELINLQGKILSVDGNKITIMPKHEDLKDPLEFPAHELRKYFRMGDHVKVIAGRFEGDTGLIVRVEENFVILFSDLTMHELKVLPRDLQLCSETASGVDAGGQHEWGELVQLDPQTVGVIVRLERETFQVLNMHGKVLTVRHQAVNRRKDNRFAVALDSEQNNIHVKDIVKVIDGPHSGREGEIRHIFRGFAFLHCKKLVENGGMFVCKARHLVLAGGSKPRDVTNFTVGGFAPMSPRISSPMHHGGGGQQQRGGGGGMGRGRGRRDNDLIGQTVRISQGPYKGYIGVVKDATESTARVELHSTCQTISVDRQRLTTVGGKERQGRTSTHLRTPMYGSQTPIYGTGSRTPMYGSQTPLHDGSRTPHYGSQTPLHDGSRTPGQSGAWDPNNPNTPSRPDDEYEFAYDDEPSPSPQGYGGTPNPQTPGYPEVPSPQVNPQYNPQTPGTPAMYNTDQYSPYAAPSPQGSYQPSPSPQSYHQVAPSPVGYQNTHSPASYHPTPSPMAYQASPSPSPVGYSPMTPGAPSPGGYNPHTPGSNIDQASNDWVTTDIMVRVKDTFLDGGVINQTGVIRSVTGGMCSVFLQDTEKVVSISSEHLEPVTPTKNNKVKVILGEDREATGVLLSIDGEDGIVRMELDEQLKILNLRFLGKLEV, encoded by the exons aTGTCTGACAGCGATGACAGCGATTTCTCTGATAATCAGAGCGAGAGGAGCAGCGAGGCCGAGGAGGTGGAGGAGAATGAG gatgaggaggaaCGGGGGAGTGTAGCTGGCAGTGACAAGGCTGAGGAGGAGGGAGAAGATttggaggatgaagaggagtatgatgaagaggaagaagaggatgaTGACCGGCCCAGGAAAAAACCTCGGCACGGTGGCTTCATCTTGGATGAAGCCG ATGTCGATGATGAGTACGAAGATGAAGATCCATGGGAGGATGGTGCTGaagatattttagaaaaag TTAACG AAGAGGCCGAAG TGTCCAACATTGACCACGTAGTTTTGGATGAGGATCACTCCGGTTCAAGGAGGTTGCAGAATCTCTGGAG GGATTCACGTGAGGAAGCTCTAGGGGAGTATTACATGAGAAAATATGCCAAGTCCTCAGGTGGTGAACA TTTCTATGGCGGCTCTGAGGATCTTTCTGATGACATCACCCAGCAGCAGTTGCTGCCTGGAGTCAA GGATCCTAATTTGTGGACCGTTAAGTGTAAG ATTGGAGAGGAAAGAGCAACTGCCATTGCCTTGATGAGAAAATTCATTGCTTATCAGTGCACCGACACA CCTCTTCAAATCAAATCAGTGGTGGCCCCTGAGCATGTAAAAGGTTATATCTATGTGGAGGCATACAAGCAAACCCATGTCAAGTCCGCCATTGAGGGTGTTGGAAACCTGCGTATGGGCTTCTGGAACCAGCAGATGGTGCCCATTAAAGAGATGACAGATGTGCTGAAGGTGGTTAAGGAAGTGACTAACCTTAAACCCAAATCTTGGGTTCGTCTTAAGAGAGGCCTTTATAAGGATGACATTGCCCAG GTGGACTATGTTGAGCCGAGCCAAAATACAATCTCACTGAAAATGATTCCTCGTATTGATTTAGATCGCATCAAAGCAAGGATGAGTATG AAAGACTGGTTTGCGAAGAGGAAGAAGTTTAAGAGACCTGCTCAGAGGCTTTTTGATGCTGAAAAGATCAG GTCACTTGGTGGGGAGGTCAGCCATGATGGTGACTTCATGATATTTGAAGGCAACCGATACAGCCGCAAAGGCTTCCTGTTCAAAAGCTTTGCCATGTCAGCTGTG ATCACAGAAGGGGTTAAACCCACTCTGTCGGAGCTCGAGAAGTTTGAGGACCAGCCAGAGGGGATTGACCTTGAAGTAGTCACAGAGACAACAG gTAAGGAGCGTGAGCACAATCTCCAGGCAGGAGATAATGTGGAAGTGTGTGAGGGCGAGTTGATCAACCTTCAGGGTAAAATCCTGAGTGTGGATGGCAACAAGATCACCATCATGCCCAAGCATGAAGATCTCAAG gACCCTCTTGAGTTTCCAGCTCATGAGTTGAGGAAATATTTCCGTATGGGTGACCATGTAAAGGTTATCGCAGGACGTTTTGAAGGTGACACAGGCCTTATAGTCCGTGTGGAGGAGAACTTTGTCATTCTGTTCTCTGATCTCACTATGCATGAG TTAAAGGTCTTGCCCAGGGACCTGCAACTGTGCTCTGAGACTGCGTCAGGTGTGGATGCAGGAGGCCAGCATGAGTGGGGAGAGCTGGTACAATTAGACCCCCAAACTGTAGGGGTCATTGTCAGGCTGGAAAGAGAGACCTTCCAG gttctGAACATGCACGGGAAAGTTTTGACCGTACGGCACCAGGCGGTAAATAGACGGAAGGACAACCGCTTTGCTGTCGCTCTCGACTCGGAGCAAAACAACATCCATGTGAAGGATATTGTTAAAGTCATTGATGGACCTCATTCG GGCCGTGAAGGTGAAATTCGACACATTTTCAGAGGCTTTGCTTTTCTTCACTGCAAGAAGCTGGTTGAAAACGGAGGCATGTTTGTCTGTAAAGCACGCCACCTTGTTCTGGCAGGCGGCTCAAAG CCCAGAGACGTAACCAATTTTACAGTTGGAGGCTTTGCACCCATGAGTCCACGCATCAGCAGCCCAATGCACCACGGTGGAGGTG GTCAGCAGCAAAGGGGTGGAGGTGGTGGCATGGGCCGGGGCCGCGGGCGACGAGACAATGATCTGATTGGCCAGACTGTCCGTATATCCCAGGGACCATACAAAg gCTACATTGGAGTGGTGAAGGATGCCACAGAATCAACCGCTAGGGTAGAGCTCCACTCAACTTGCCAGACCATCTCTGTGGACCGGCAGCGACTTACAACTGT TGGTGGCAAAGAAAGACAAGGAAGGACTTCCACCCATTTACGAACACCAATGTATGGTTCCCAGACACCTATTTATGGAACTGGCTCACGTACCCCCATGTATGGTAGCCAGACACCCCTCCATGATG GAAGCCGTACTCCTCATTATGGCTCCCAAACTCCTCTGCATGATGGGAGCAGGACGCCCGGTCAGAGCGGCGCTTGGGACCCCAACAATCCAAACACACCATCACG GCCTGATGACGAATACGAGTTCGCTTATGACGACGAGCCCTCTCCGTCTCCTCAAGGCTACGGCGGTACGCCCAACCCTCAGACTCCTGGCTACCCAGAAGTGCCCTCCCCGCAGGTCAACCCTCAGTATAACCCTCAGACTCCTGGGACTCCTGCCAT GTACAACACCGACCAGTACTCCCCATATGCTGCTCCCTCTCCGCAAGGGTCCTACCAGCCCAGTCCGAGCCCACAGAGTTACCACCAAGTGGCCCCAAGCCCAGTGGGATACCAAAACACACACTCGCCCGCCAGTTACCACCCTACCCCATCGCCCATGGCCTACCAG GCCAGTCCGAGTCCCAGTCCAGTAGGGTACAGTCCAATGACTCCTGGAGCTCCATCTCCGGGAGGATACAACCCTCACACCCCCGGATCTAACATCGACCAGGCCTCCAACGACTGGGTTACCACAGACATCATGGTGCGTGTGAAAGACACATTCCTGGATGGAGGCGTCATCAATCAGACGGGTGTTATCCGGAGCGTCACC GGGGGGATGTGCTCCGTTTTCCTGCAAGACACGGAGAAGGTTGTTAGTATTTCAAGTGAACACTTGGAACCTGTTACACCAACCAAAAACAACAAG GTGAAGGTGATCCTGGGAGAGGACAGGGAGGCCACAGGAGTCCTGCTCAGTATCGATGGTGAAGACGGCATCGTTAGAATGGAGCTGGATGAGCAACTGAAGATTCTCAATCTCCGCTTCCTCGGGAAACTGGAAGTGTGA
- the supt5h gene encoding transcription elongation factor SPT5 isoform X2, whose amino-acid sequence MSDSDDSDFSDNQSERSSEAEEVEENEDEEERGSVAGSDKAEEEGEDLEDEEEYDEEEEEDDDRPRKKPRHGGFILDEADVDDEYEDEDPWEDGAEDILEKEEAEVSNIDHVVLDEDHSGSRRLQNLWRDSREEALGEYYMRKYAKSSGGEHFYGGSEDLSDDITQQQLLPGVKDPNLWTVKCKIGEERATAIALMRKFIAYQCTDTPLQIKSVVAPEHVKGYIYVEAYKQTHVKSAIEGVGNLRMGFWNQQMVPIKEMTDVLKVVKEVTNLKPKSWVRLKRGLYKDDIAQVDYVEPSQNTISLKMIPRIDLDRIKARMSMKDWFAKRKKFKRPAQRLFDAEKIRSLGGEVSHDGDFMIFEGNRYSRKGFLFKSFAMSAVITEGVKPTLSELEKFEDQPEGIDLEVVTETTGKEREHNLQAGDNVEVCEGELINLQGKILSVDGNKITIMPKHEDLKDPLEFPAHELRKYFRMGDHVKVIAGRFEGDTGLIVRVEENFVILFSDLTMHELKVLPRDLQLCSETASGVDAGGQHEWGELVQLDPQTVGVIVRLERETFQVLNMHGKVLTVRHQAVNRRKDNRFAVALDSEQNNIHVKDIVKVIDGPHSGREGEIRHIFRGFAFLHCKKLVENGGMFVCKARHLVLAGGSKPRDVTNFTVGGFAPMSPRISSPMHHGGGGQQQRGGGGGMGRGRGRRDNDLIGQTVRISQGPYKGYIGVVKDATESTARVELHSTCQTISVDRQRLTTVGGKERQGRTSTHLRTPMYGSQTPIYGTGSRTPMYGSQTPLHDGSRTPHYGSQTPLHDGSRTPGQSGAWDPNNPNTPSRPDDEYEFAYDDEPSPSPQGYGGTPNPQTPGYPEVPSPQVNPQYNPQTPGTPAMYNTDQYSPYAAPSPQGSYQPSPSPQSYHQVAPSPVGYQNTHSPASYHPTPSPMAYQASPSPSPVGYSPMTPGAPSPGGYNPHTPGSNIDQASNDWVTTDIMVRVKDTFLDGGVINQTGVIRSVTGGMCSVFLQDTEKVVSISSEHLEPVTPTKNNKVKVILGEDREATGVLLSIDGEDGIVRMELDEQLKILNLRFLGKLEV is encoded by the exons aTGTCTGACAGCGATGACAGCGATTTCTCTGATAATCAGAGCGAGAGGAGCAGCGAGGCCGAGGAGGTGGAGGAGAATGAG gatgaggaggaaCGGGGGAGTGTAGCTGGCAGTGACAAGGCTGAGGAGGAGGGAGAAGATttggaggatgaagaggagtatgatgaagaggaagaagaggatgaTGACCGGCCCAGGAAAAAACCTCGGCACGGTGGCTTCATCTTGGATGAAGCCG ATGTCGATGATGAGTACGAAGATGAAGATCCATGGGAGGATGGTGCTGaagatattttagaaaaag AAGAGGCCGAAG TGTCCAACATTGACCACGTAGTTTTGGATGAGGATCACTCCGGTTCAAGGAGGTTGCAGAATCTCTGGAG GGATTCACGTGAGGAAGCTCTAGGGGAGTATTACATGAGAAAATATGCCAAGTCCTCAGGTGGTGAACA TTTCTATGGCGGCTCTGAGGATCTTTCTGATGACATCACCCAGCAGCAGTTGCTGCCTGGAGTCAA GGATCCTAATTTGTGGACCGTTAAGTGTAAG ATTGGAGAGGAAAGAGCAACTGCCATTGCCTTGATGAGAAAATTCATTGCTTATCAGTGCACCGACACA CCTCTTCAAATCAAATCAGTGGTGGCCCCTGAGCATGTAAAAGGTTATATCTATGTGGAGGCATACAAGCAAACCCATGTCAAGTCCGCCATTGAGGGTGTTGGAAACCTGCGTATGGGCTTCTGGAACCAGCAGATGGTGCCCATTAAAGAGATGACAGATGTGCTGAAGGTGGTTAAGGAAGTGACTAACCTTAAACCCAAATCTTGGGTTCGTCTTAAGAGAGGCCTTTATAAGGATGACATTGCCCAG GTGGACTATGTTGAGCCGAGCCAAAATACAATCTCACTGAAAATGATTCCTCGTATTGATTTAGATCGCATCAAAGCAAGGATGAGTATG AAAGACTGGTTTGCGAAGAGGAAGAAGTTTAAGAGACCTGCTCAGAGGCTTTTTGATGCTGAAAAGATCAG GTCACTTGGTGGGGAGGTCAGCCATGATGGTGACTTCATGATATTTGAAGGCAACCGATACAGCCGCAAAGGCTTCCTGTTCAAAAGCTTTGCCATGTCAGCTGTG ATCACAGAAGGGGTTAAACCCACTCTGTCGGAGCTCGAGAAGTTTGAGGACCAGCCAGAGGGGATTGACCTTGAAGTAGTCACAGAGACAACAG gTAAGGAGCGTGAGCACAATCTCCAGGCAGGAGATAATGTGGAAGTGTGTGAGGGCGAGTTGATCAACCTTCAGGGTAAAATCCTGAGTGTGGATGGCAACAAGATCACCATCATGCCCAAGCATGAAGATCTCAAG gACCCTCTTGAGTTTCCAGCTCATGAGTTGAGGAAATATTTCCGTATGGGTGACCATGTAAAGGTTATCGCAGGACGTTTTGAAGGTGACACAGGCCTTATAGTCCGTGTGGAGGAGAACTTTGTCATTCTGTTCTCTGATCTCACTATGCATGAG TTAAAGGTCTTGCCCAGGGACCTGCAACTGTGCTCTGAGACTGCGTCAGGTGTGGATGCAGGAGGCCAGCATGAGTGGGGAGAGCTGGTACAATTAGACCCCCAAACTGTAGGGGTCATTGTCAGGCTGGAAAGAGAGACCTTCCAG gttctGAACATGCACGGGAAAGTTTTGACCGTACGGCACCAGGCGGTAAATAGACGGAAGGACAACCGCTTTGCTGTCGCTCTCGACTCGGAGCAAAACAACATCCATGTGAAGGATATTGTTAAAGTCATTGATGGACCTCATTCG GGCCGTGAAGGTGAAATTCGACACATTTTCAGAGGCTTTGCTTTTCTTCACTGCAAGAAGCTGGTTGAAAACGGAGGCATGTTTGTCTGTAAAGCACGCCACCTTGTTCTGGCAGGCGGCTCAAAG CCCAGAGACGTAACCAATTTTACAGTTGGAGGCTTTGCACCCATGAGTCCACGCATCAGCAGCCCAATGCACCACGGTGGAGGTG GTCAGCAGCAAAGGGGTGGAGGTGGTGGCATGGGCCGGGGCCGCGGGCGACGAGACAATGATCTGATTGGCCAGACTGTCCGTATATCCCAGGGACCATACAAAg gCTACATTGGAGTGGTGAAGGATGCCACAGAATCAACCGCTAGGGTAGAGCTCCACTCAACTTGCCAGACCATCTCTGTGGACCGGCAGCGACTTACAACTGT TGGTGGCAAAGAAAGACAAGGAAGGACTTCCACCCATTTACGAACACCAATGTATGGTTCCCAGACACCTATTTATGGAACTGGCTCACGTACCCCCATGTATGGTAGCCAGACACCCCTCCATGATG GAAGCCGTACTCCTCATTATGGCTCCCAAACTCCTCTGCATGATGGGAGCAGGACGCCCGGTCAGAGCGGCGCTTGGGACCCCAACAATCCAAACACACCATCACG GCCTGATGACGAATACGAGTTCGCTTATGACGACGAGCCCTCTCCGTCTCCTCAAGGCTACGGCGGTACGCCCAACCCTCAGACTCCTGGCTACCCAGAAGTGCCCTCCCCGCAGGTCAACCCTCAGTATAACCCTCAGACTCCTGGGACTCCTGCCAT GTACAACACCGACCAGTACTCCCCATATGCTGCTCCCTCTCCGCAAGGGTCCTACCAGCCCAGTCCGAGCCCACAGAGTTACCACCAAGTGGCCCCAAGCCCAGTGGGATACCAAAACACACACTCGCCCGCCAGTTACCACCCTACCCCATCGCCCATGGCCTACCAG GCCAGTCCGAGTCCCAGTCCAGTAGGGTACAGTCCAATGACTCCTGGAGCTCCATCTCCGGGAGGATACAACCCTCACACCCCCGGATCTAACATCGACCAGGCCTCCAACGACTGGGTTACCACAGACATCATGGTGCGTGTGAAAGACACATTCCTGGATGGAGGCGTCATCAATCAGACGGGTGTTATCCGGAGCGTCACC GGGGGGATGTGCTCCGTTTTCCTGCAAGACACGGAGAAGGTTGTTAGTATTTCAAGTGAACACTTGGAACCTGTTACACCAACCAAAAACAACAAG GTGAAGGTGATCCTGGGAGAGGACAGGGAGGCCACAGGAGTCCTGCTCAGTATCGATGGTGAAGACGGCATCGTTAGAATGGAGCTGGATGAGCAACTGAAGATTCTCAATCTCCGCTTCCTCGGGAAACTGGAAGTGTGA
- the rnaset2l gene encoding ribonuclease T2-like translates to MSYDKPILWACTAALLTGWVLTYDNGHCSGTVTRHSCNWTCMHLTLQWPGSFCIGLNNKTICKIPQTVQNWTIHGLWPIRTGHCCDCWLIYHSHLQEIEPELTQLWPSLIKGKHFFLFWKDEWIKHGTCAGCEESMGSPLLYFQAAVKLRKFFDIDNILESSGIKTSCDVSYKHDYIRGVLTPLLGQYYDLQCVTDSKGREVWIQLKIHLFRNQTLGCPKQEQKFDGFSWINSTGHPCPNNTTVYYVPINYENPHQPCN, encoded by the exons ATGAGCTACG ATAAACCCATCCTCTGGGCCTGCACCGCGGCTCTGCTCACCGGTTGGGTCCTCACATATGATAATGGACATTGTTCTGGGACTGTCACAAGGCA ctcaTGCAACTGGACTTGTATGCACCTCACTCTTCAATGGCCTGGGAGTTTCTGTATA GGTCTGAACAACAAAACCATTTGTAAAATACCGCAGACTGTTCAAAACTGGACCATCCATGGTTTATG GCCTATACGTACCGGTCACTGCTGTGACTGCTGGCTGATATATCATTCGCATCTTCAG GAAATTGAGCCTGAACTCACTCAGCTGTGGCCATCGTTAATAAAAGGAAAGCACTTCTTCTTATTCTG GAAGGATGAATGGATCAAACACGGAACGTGTGCAGGCTGCGAGGAGAGCATGGGTTCACCGCTTCTTTATTTCCAGGCCGCAGTCAAGCTTCGGAAGTTCTTTGACATTGATAA cattttggaaAGCTCTGGAATTAAAACCTCTTGTGATGTGTCATACAAA CATGACTACATACGTGGTGTTCTGACCCCGCTGCTGGGACAGTATTATGATTTGCAGTGTGTCACGGACAGCAAG GGTCGTGAAGTGTGGATCCAGCTGAAGATTCATCTCTTCAGGAACCAAACCCTTGGATGTCCCAAACAAGAGCAGAAGTTTGATGGATTTTCGTGGATTAACAGCACAGGCCATCCCTGTCCGAACAACACCACCGTCTATTATGTTCCAATTAACTACGAAAATCCTCATCAACCCTGTAACTAA
- the LOC122358755 gene encoding cytochrome c oxidase subunit 7A2, mitochondrial, whose amino-acid sequence MRLLLNVPRLASRAFSTTVRQMKNKVPDKQKVFLEDNGLPVHIKGGTTDVLLYRLTMSITIAGTGFAFYWLLLASMPKSKA is encoded by the exons ATGAGGCTTTTACTG AATGTTCCCCGGCTAGCCTCACGGGCTTTCAGCACAACAGTCCggcaaatgaaaaacaaggTGCCTGACAAACAGAAGGTGTTCCTG GAGGATAACGGTCTGCCAGTTCATATTAAAGGAGGCACCACTGATGTCCTTCTATACCGTTTGACCATGTCCATCACAATAGCAG GCACTGGTTTTGCCTTTTACTGGTTGCTGTTGGCCAGTATGCCCAAGAGTAAagcataa
- the chp2 gene encoding calcineurin B homologous protein 2: MGSTNSTLLKIPNVEVLMQETGFSPAHIIRLHDRFKALDKEGRGHLCPQDFGEIKELAMNPIGDRIIGAFFSPGKETVDFHTFVKILAHFRPVDKDRPKEPNSPEPINSRSNKLKFAFQLYDQDKDGKISRDELLKVLRAMLGMQVTEEQLESIADRTIQEADLDRDDAISFEEFRKSLEKVNIDHKMSIRFLR; encoded by the exons ATGGGTTCGACGAACTCCACCCTATTAAAAATCCCAAACGTCGAGGTGTTGATGCAAGAGACGGGCT TCTCGCCTGCCCACATCATTCGCCTCCATGATCGCTTTAAAGCTCTGGATAAAGAAGGACGAGGGCATCTCTG TCCCCAGGATTTTGGAGAAATAAAGGAGTTGGCAATGAACCCAATAGGAGACAGAATAATAGGTGCCTTCTTCTCCCCAGG GAAGGAAACGGTGGACTTCCACACTTTTGTGAAGATCCTGGCTCACTTCCGGCCCGTTGACAAGGACCGACCTAAAGAGCCCAATTCTCCCGAACCCATCAACAGCAGGAGCAACAAACTCAAAT TTGCGTTTCAGTTGTATGACCAAGACAAGGACGGCAAAATTTCCAGAGATGAGCTCTTAAAG GTTCTCCGGGCCATGCTGGGGATGCAGGTGACGGAAGAGCAGCTGGAGAGCATAGCGGACCGGACTATACAGGAAGCGGATCTAGACCGCGATGACGCAATATCTTTTGAGGAGTTTCGTAAG TCTCTGGAGAAGGTCAACATTGACCACAAGATGAGCATCCGCTTCTTGCGCTAG